Proteins encoded within one genomic window of Acidimicrobiales bacterium:
- a CDS encoding alpha/beta fold hydrolase encodes MPRERANHTAAGPSPVARTEAGAVLARIATGADAGSAGLPRRRDLPLAARALVAGSAVADIGLRTAAASMVTASIVPLTTNPRRVRRERERLGFYADLATHHDPERSFPRPTARPDVRRAGAGRLHFRFPDGVVERLTFESPFVAVNPELRSEYASFRRNRIAHAQHWRHDDGPRPTLLVIHGFMGSPYLLNGAFFSLPWFFRAGWDVLLFTLPFHGARQERTSPFSGAGYFSHGLGVLSEAMAHAMHDLRLFIDHLESTGVEQVGVTGISLGGYTTALLAAVEPRLAVAVPNVPVTDMATVMADWKPAGTLLGAASRVVGMSDDDVRAGMAFHSPLNYPAAIAKDRRFVICGLGDRLAPPEQAELLWEHWDRCKFHWFPGNHVLHVNQASYLRRMARFMRDRGFAPPTWLDPAA; translated from the coding sequence ATGCCACGTGAGCGCGCCAACCACACCGCCGCCGGTCCCTCCCCTGTGGCCAGAACGGAAGCCGGTGCCGTCCTCGCACGGATCGCGACGGGGGCGGACGCCGGCAGCGCGGGGCTGCCGCGGCGGCGCGACCTCCCTCTGGCGGCCCGCGCGCTGGTCGCCGGCTCGGCCGTGGCCGACATCGGCTTGCGCACCGCGGCCGCGTCGATGGTGACCGCGTCGATCGTGCCACTGACGACCAACCCTCGCCGAGTGCGCCGCGAGCGCGAGCGGCTCGGGTTCTACGCCGACCTGGCGACCCACCACGACCCCGAGCGCTCGTTCCCCCGGCCGACAGCCCGGCCTGACGTGCGGCGGGCCGGGGCGGGGCGGTTGCACTTCCGCTTCCCCGACGGCGTCGTCGAGCGGCTCACGTTCGAGAGCCCGTTCGTTGCGGTGAACCCCGAACTGCGCAGCGAGTACGCGAGCTTCCGGCGCAACCGCATCGCCCACGCCCAACACTGGCGCCACGACGACGGGCCCCGCCCGACGCTCCTCGTGATCCACGGCTTCATGGGGTCGCCGTACCTGTTGAACGGCGCGTTCTTCTCGCTGCCGTGGTTCTTCCGGGCCGGGTGGGACGTCTTGCTGTTCACGCTGCCGTTCCACGGCGCTCGCCAGGAGCGCACCTCGCCCTTCAGTGGCGCGGGGTACTTCTCGCACGGCCTCGGGGTGCTGTCCGAAGCAATGGCACACGCCATGCACGACCTCCGGCTGTTCATCGACCACCTCGAGTCCACCGGCGTCGAGCAGGTGGGGGTCACCGGCATCTCGCTGGGCGGCTACACCACCGCCTTGTTGGCCGCGGTCGAGCCGCGGCTGGCGGTAGCCGTCCCCAACGTCCCGGTCACCGACATGGCCACCGTCATGGCCGACTGGAAGCCCGCCGGCACGCTGCTCGGCGCCGCCAGCCGCGTGGTCGGCATGTCCGACGACGACGTCCGCGCCGGCATGGCGTTCCATTCCCCGCTCAACTACCCGGCCGCGATCGCCAAGGACCGCCGATTCGTCATCTGCGGGCTCGGCGACCGTCTCGCCCCGCCCGAACAGGCCGAGCTGCTGTGGGAGCACTGGGACCGCTGCAAGTTCCACTGGTTCCCGGGCAACCACGTGCTGCACGTGAACCAGGCGTCGTACCTGCGCCGCATGGCGAGGTTCATGCGCGACCGCGGCTTCGCCCCACCCACTTGGCTCGACCCCGCCGCGTAA
- a CDS encoding methyltransferase domain-containing protein has translation MNPSGEPTPAGTYTHGHHESVLRSHRQRTAANSAAYLLADLRPGQSLLDVGCGPGTITVDLARIVAPGRVTALEATEAALDLARAHAADLGCDNVDFAVGDVHALDFADATFDVVHAHQVLQHVADPARALREMRRVCRPGGVVAARDSDYAAFAWFPEVPELDEWLDLYERAARANGGEPDAGRRLLSWAHQAGFRDVRATSSTWCWATPEDRAWWGGMWAARITESAIADQLVAAGWAAAADLERIADGWRRWAVDPDAWFSILHGEIRAHP, from the coding sequence ATGAACCCATCCGGAGAGCCCACACCGGCGGGCACGTACACGCACGGCCACCACGAGTCCGTGCTGCGCTCCCACCGCCAGCGAACGGCCGCCAACTCCGCGGCCTACCTGCTCGCCGACCTCCGGCCGGGGCAGTCGCTGCTCGATGTGGGTTGCGGGCCCGGCACGATCACGGTCGACCTCGCCCGCATCGTCGCACCTGGGCGGGTCACCGCCCTCGAGGCCACCGAGGCGGCCCTCGACCTCGCCCGCGCCCACGCCGCCGATCTGGGGTGCGACAACGTCGACTTCGCGGTCGGCGACGTCCACGCGCTCGACTTCGCCGACGCCACCTTCGACGTCGTCCACGCGCACCAGGTGCTGCAGCACGTCGCCGACCCGGCCCGGGCGTTGCGGGAGATGCGACGGGTGTGCCGGCCGGGCGGGGTGGTGGCCGCCCGCGACAGCGACTACGCCGCGTTCGCCTGGTTCCCGGAGGTCCCCGAGCTCGACGAGTGGTTGGACCTCTACGAGCGTGCGGCCCGCGCCAACGGCGGCGAGCCCGACGCAGGCCGCCGCCTGCTGTCGTGGGCCCACCAGGCGGGGTTCCGCGACGTGCGCGCCACGTCGAGCACGTGGTGTTGGGCCACTCCCGAGGACCGTGCCTGGTGGGGTGGCATGTGGGCCGCGCGGATCACGGAGTCGGCCATCGCCGACCAGCTCGTGGCGGCCGGGTGGGCGGCGGCCGCCGACCTCGAGCGGATTGCCGACGGCTGGCGCCGGTGGGCCGTCGACCCCGACGCCTGGTTCTCGATCCTCCACGGCGAGATCCGCGCCCATCCCTGA
- a CDS encoding enoyl-CoA hydratase-related protein, with translation MSDVLMSVDDHVATITLNRPDRLNAISGPMLAALSRMFVEADASRDVRVIVLTGAGRGFCSGLDLQDVASQGGLGNLGGDVTLRIDDTPPFVLRRLDTPVLCALNGAAAGYGMDLALGCDLVVASDTAVFAPPIRRGVIPESGGTWLLPRLIGWQKACEVTFLGRKLDAHELERLGLANAVVRHDEFETTVDKWAKELASQAPLALRAAKRTMRLGLDSSFDANAHHVLAEFMSLMRSKDFAEGVAAFSEKRDPVYEGR, from the coding sequence ATGTCCGATGTGCTGATGAGCGTCGACGACCACGTCGCCACGATCACCCTCAACCGACCCGACCGACTCAACGCGATCAGCGGCCCGATGCTCGCCGCCCTGTCGCGGATGTTCGTGGAGGCCGATGCCAGCCGCGACGTGCGCGTCATCGTGCTCACGGGCGCCGGCCGAGGGTTCTGCTCGGGTCTCGACCTGCAGGACGTCGCGTCGCAGGGCGGGCTCGGCAACCTCGGCGGCGACGTCACGCTGCGGATCGACGACACCCCACCCTTCGTGCTGCGCCGCCTCGACACCCCGGTGCTGTGCGCCCTCAACGGTGCAGCCGCCGGCTACGGGATGGACCTGGCGCTCGGCTGCGACCTGGTGGTGGCATCCGACACGGCGGTCTTCGCGCCGCCGATCCGTCGCGGCGTGATCCCCGAGAGCGGCGGCACCTGGCTGCTGCCGCGCCTCATCGGCTGGCAAAAGGCCTGTGAGGTCACGTTCCTCGGCCGCAAGCTCGACGCGCACGAGCTCGAACGACTCGGCCTCGCCAACGCTGTCGTGCGGCACGACGAGTTCGAGACGACCGTCGACAAGTGGGCCAAGGAGCTCGCCAGCCAGGCACCGCTCGCCCTGCGTGCCGCCAAGCGCACGATGCGCCTCGGGCTCGACTCGTCGTTCGACGCCAACGCGCACCACGTGCTCGCCGAGTTCATGTCCCTGATGCGCTCCAAGGACTTCGCCGAGGGCGTGGCCGCGTTCAGCGAGAAGCGCGACCCCGTCTACGAAGGCCGGTGA
- a CDS encoding alpha/beta hydrolase codes for MTTSAGDAASAGAGASNQSPSRPLRVDLGRATPSGEAEHLAGTWFPATSPAAERDRPVLVCLPGGTYNHRYYDLEVPGRTGYSFARHAAERGFPVAAFDMLGTGDSSQPDREVDLSDQGAAVASAVDQLPDLVGRAGPFVGIGHSLGGYVAMYQQAAHRSYDAVAILGTTNHQVVQLGIPDEMVEAAATAEGRAALADQLIASLGDGDRYLVGDRTPMHDWFHATDVPADVIAADDATTLTAVVRRAGLSASIPGIARDQASTIDVPVFLAYGEVDISPAPHAEPTFFTASPDVTLFVLPGSAHCHNMANTRARLWDRLLAWCTTATTATTAT; via the coding sequence GTGACCACCAGCGCGGGCGACGCCGCCAGCGCGGGCGCCGGCGCCTCGAACCAGTCACCGTCGCGCCCGTTGCGGGTCGACCTCGGGCGCGCCACACCCTCCGGCGAGGCCGAGCACTTGGCCGGCACGTGGTTCCCGGCGACGAGCCCGGCCGCCGAGCGGGACCGCCCGGTGCTCGTCTGCCTGCCCGGCGGCACTTACAACCACCGGTACTACGACCTCGAGGTGCCGGGCCGAACGGGCTACAGCTTCGCCCGGCACGCGGCCGAGCGCGGCTTCCCGGTGGCCGCGTTCGACATGTTGGGCACCGGCGACAGCAGCCAGCCCGACCGCGAAGTCGACTTGTCCGACCAAGGCGCGGCCGTGGCGAGTGCGGTCGACCAACTGCCTGACCTCGTCGGTCGCGCCGGGCCATTCGTGGGGATCGGGCACTCGTTGGGCGGCTACGTGGCCATGTACCAACAGGCCGCCCACCGCAGCTACGACGCCGTCGCCATCCTCGGCACCACCAACCACCAGGTCGTCCAGCTCGGCATCCCCGACGAGATGGTCGAGGCCGCCGCGACCGCGGAAGGCCGTGCCGCGCTGGCCGACCAGCTCATCGCATCGCTCGGCGACGGCGACCGCTACCTGGTCGGCGACCGCACGCCCATGCACGACTGGTTCCACGCAACCGACGTGCCCGCGGACGTGATCGCCGCCGACGACGCCACCACCCTCACGGCAGTCGTGCGCCGCGCCGGCCTGTCGGCCTCGATCCCCGGCATCGCTCGCGACCAGGCGTCGACCATCGACGTACCGGTCTTCCTTGCCTACGGCGAAGTCGACATCTCGCCCGCGCCCCACGCCGAGCCGACCTTCTTCACGGCGAGCCCCGACGTGACCCTCTTCGTGCTGCCCGGCAGCGCGCACTGCCACAACATGGCGAACACGAGGGCGCGCTTGTGGGATCGCCTGCTGGCGTGGTGCACCACGGCCACCACGGCCACCACGGCCACCTGA
- a CDS encoding aldehyde dehydrogenase family protein, with product MTEYTMTIAGQAAPTEATFDVIDPSVGESFGTAPDCTPAQLDAAFESAAKAHQDWKRDEQVRRDALNAAAGALMQHMADIGAVLSQEQGKPLNEATMEVMGASIWLQYYANLEVEPEVLRDDDNARVEVIRRPLGVVAGITPWNFPLILASWKIAPALRAGNTMVLKPSPFTPLATLALGEALRGVLPDGVLNVVSGKDPLGASMTSHPVPRKISFTGSVATGKKVAAAAAPDLKRVTLELGGNDPAILLDDVDVADVAERLFWGAFQNNGQVCSAIKRVYVPEALYDDVVDALAEKARSVKVGKGTEEGVQLGPINNKPQFDRVSELVDDALSSGVTAVTGGKPGDAGYFYEPTILAGATDGVRIVDEEQFGPVLPIVSYRNIDEALERANATHYGLSGSVWGTDADRAAQYAAQLECGTAWVNTHLALAPDQPFGGAKWSGIGVENGTWGLASFSEPQVLHRAK from the coding sequence GTGACCGAGTACACCATGACCATCGCGGGCCAAGCTGCGCCCACCGAGGCCACGTTCGACGTGATCGACCCGTCGGTCGGCGAGTCGTTCGGCACGGCGCCCGATTGCACGCCCGCGCAGCTCGACGCCGCGTTCGAGTCTGCTGCCAAGGCGCACCAGGACTGGAAGCGCGACGAGCAGGTCCGCCGCGACGCGCTGAACGCCGCCGCTGGCGCGCTCATGCAGCACATGGCCGACATCGGCGCCGTGCTGAGCCAGGAGCAGGGCAAGCCGCTGAACGAGGCCACGATGGAAGTGATGGGCGCCTCGATCTGGCTCCAGTACTACGCCAACCTCGAGGTCGAGCCGGAGGTGCTGCGCGACGACGACAACGCCCGCGTCGAGGTCATCCGCCGCCCGCTCGGTGTTGTGGCGGGCATCACGCCGTGGAACTTCCCGCTGATCCTGGCGTCGTGGAAGATCGCTCCCGCGCTGCGGGCGGGCAACACGATGGTGCTGAAGCCGTCGCCGTTCACGCCGCTCGCCACACTGGCGCTCGGCGAGGCGCTGCGGGGCGTGCTGCCCGACGGCGTGCTCAACGTGGTCAGCGGCAAGGACCCGCTCGGCGCGTCGATGACCAGCCACCCGGTGCCGCGCAAGATCTCCTTCACCGGCTCGGTGGCCACCGGCAAGAAGGTGGCTGCGGCCGCGGCCCCCGACCTCAAGCGGGTCACGCTCGAGCTCGGCGGCAACGACCCGGCGATCCTGCTCGACGACGTCGACGTGGCCGACGTGGCCGAGCGTCTCTTCTGGGGTGCGTTCCAGAACAACGGTCAGGTCTGCTCGGCCATCAAGCGGGTGTACGTGCCCGAGGCCCTGTACGACGATGTGGTCGACGCGCTCGCCGAGAAGGCGCGCAGCGTGAAGGTCGGCAAGGGCACCGAGGAAGGTGTGCAGCTCGGCCCGATCAACAACAAGCCGCAGTTCGACCGGGTCAGCGAGCTGGTCGACGACGCGCTGTCGTCGGGCGTCACAGCGGTCACCGGCGGCAAGCCTGGCGATGCCGGCTACTTCTACGAGCCGACGATCCTGGCCGGCGCGACCGACGGTGTGCGCATCGTCGACGAGGAGCAGTTCGGCCCGGTCCTGCCGATCGTGTCGTACCGCAACATCGACGAGGCGCTCGAGCGGGCCAACGCCACCCACTACGGCCTGTCGGGGTCGGTGTGGGGCACCGACGCCGACCGGGCCGCCCAGTACGCTGCGCAGCTCGAGTGCGGCACGGCGTGGGTCAACACCCACCTCGCGCTCGCTCCCGACCAGCCCTTCGGTGGCGCCAAGTGGAGCGGCATCGGCGTCGAGAACGGCACGTGGGGCCTGGCCTCGTTCAGCGAGCCCCAGGTGCTGCACCGGGCCAAGTAG